From a region of the Impatiens glandulifera chromosome 4, dImpGla2.1, whole genome shotgun sequence genome:
- the LOC124935958 gene encoding protein phosphatase 2C 37-like, translating into MSGMCCGVVGESEKKISTPVEPKTSRRRRLEVPPLKFLATDSTPVVTNENFRKKQKLNENSNSARYGMTSVCGRRRDMEDEVAVHPSFSKRGHFFGVYDGHGCSHVSSKCKERFHEIVKDAIEDSDEGSWKEVMENCYSLMDKEVGECFSTSSDSSRSNCRCELQTPRCDAVGSTAVISLVTPDKLIVSNCGDSRAVLCRNGIAIPLSSDHKPDRPDELNRIESAGGRVIYWDGARVLGVLAMSRAIGDSYLKPFVISDPEVTITDRNSEDECLILASDGLWDVISNETACSVARMCLRSSKPSSPAGSAGEGERSDKACTDASILLTKLALARRSMDNVSVVVVDLRRE; encoded by the exons ATGTCTGGTATGTGTTGTGGAGTTGTTGGTGAATCTGAGAAGAAGATATCAACGCCTGTTGAACCGAAAACATCGAGAAGAAGGAGATTGGAAGTTCCTCCTTTGAAATTCTTAGCTACCGATTCTACTCCTGTTGTTACGAATGAGAATTTCAGGAAAAAGCAGAAATTGAATGAGAATTCGAATTCGGCGAGGTATGGCATGACTTCTGTTTGTGGAAGAAGGAGAGATATGGAAGATGAAGTAGCAGTTCATCCTTCTTTTTCAAAACGTGGACATTTTTTCGGTGTTTACGATGGCCATGGATGCTCGCATGTGAGTTCAAAGTGCAAGGAACGATTCCATGAAATAGTGAAAGATGCAATCGAAGATAGCGATGAAGGATCATGGAAAGAAGTAATGGAAAATTGTTACTCGCTTATGGATAAGGAGGTTGGAGAATGTTTCTCCACAAGTTCAGATTCATCAAGATCCAACTGTAGATGCGAACTCCAGACGCCACGATGCGATGCTGTTGGATCTACAGCAGTTATTTCTCTCGTTACACCTGATAAACTCATCGTCTCTAACTGCGGCGATTCTAGAGCAGTCCTTTGCCGTAACGGTATCGCAATTCCGCTTTCTTCTGATCATAAA CCTGATCGTCCAGATGAGCTGAACCGAATCGAGAGCGCCGGCGGACGTGTTATATACTGGGATGGAGCTAGAGTTCTTGGCGTTTTAGCAATGTCAAGAGCGATAGGTGATAGTTATCTGAAACCATTTGTGATATCGGATCCGGAAGTAACGATTACAGATCGTAATTCGGAAGATGAATGTTTGATTCTAGCTAGCGATGGTTTATGGGATGTTATTTCAAATGAAACGGCTTGTAGCGTCGCCAGAATGTGTCTCCGGTCGTCGAAACCGTCTTCTCCGGCGGGTAGTGCCGGCGAGGGCGAGAGATCTGATAAGGCGTGTACGGATGCTTCGATCTTGTTGACTAAGCTTGCATTAGCGAGACGTAGTATGGATAATGTGAGTGTCGTCGTTGTTGATCTCCGGCGAGAATAG